The genomic DNA AAGGAGCCGATAACCATGAAGATCCTTTTATCTACCATATTCGAATATCCTCACGAGGGAGGCCTCTCCACCCATGTGGCGACCCTTAAGAATGGCCTCGAGGCACTTGGCCACCAGGTGGACGTCCTTTCCTTCACCGATTTGAATCCCCTCGTGCGAAAGGCATACGCCCAGGCACCGGGATTCATCGCAAGTAAGATCAAACCGGGGTCCGGCCAGCTCATGAACGATCAGAATCGGATGACGCTGATCCATAAAGAATTGAACAAGCTCAAAGGACAGTACGACGTCGTGAACACCCAGGATGTTTATGCCACATTGGCTGCAGAAGGAACCGGCATCCCCGTCGTTGAGACGGTCCATGGCTACTATTCCTTCGAGGCCATCAGCCGCGGGGCAATCGCAGAGGGAAGCAAGGAAGACATCACTGTCCGCGAGCGCGAAAAAAGGGCCTACACCCTTGCCGACGAAGTGGTCACCGTCGATCAGCGGATCAAGGATTATGTGAAATCCATGTCTGGTGTTGAAGCGACAGCCATCAAAAATTTCATCGACGTAGAAGACTTCGATCCCGGGAAACTAGATCTATCAGGTATACGGGAGGAATTCGGCATCCCGACAGATAAGAGGATGCTCTTCGTCCCAAGAAGAATGACCGAGAAAAACGGGGTCATCTATCCGACCCTCGCCCTCAGGAAGGTCCTCGACCGCCATCCCGATACCGTCCTCGTCTATGCCGGGACCGGTGAACAGATGCCTGCCATCAAGAAGGAAGTCGAACAGCAGGGCCTTGAGGGTGATGTCCTCCTCCTTGGCACGGTGCCTCATGAAAAGATGAAATACCTGTACGGGACTTCGGACATCGTCCTTGTGCCGAGCGTCCATTCCTACGGTGTCGAAGAGGCGACCTCGATTTCCGCCCTGGAAGCGATGGGTTCAAGATCCCCTGTCATCGCAGGCGCCGTCGGCGGTTTGAAGGAAATCATCGAGCACGAAAAGGACGGTCTCCTCGTGACGGAGAAGGATGTGGACGGCCTTTCCGAAGCGATCCTGAAGGTATTGGGCTCACCCACATTCGCCGAACAGCTCGCCCGGAACGCCCGGACGAAGATCGAGCAGATGTACTCTCACCACTCCGCCGCCACACGGTTCGAAGAGATTTATATGAAAGCCGCCAACAAGGCTTGAGCCCACCGCTCGAGCCTTTTCTTATGGCGTATAATCCCACAGGGGGAATCATACACTAATTCCTATACTCTACTGGGATGTGACTGTATGCATACGCTTCGAAACCCACTCACGTACATAAATGAACTCCTGTATATCCTGCTCTTCTTCAAAGTGATCCTGTTTCACTCGTTCACCGATACCCCCTTATCAAGCGGAGTCTTTTCCACGTCCATCGGCTTCCTTCTTGCCTGCTACGGCCTGTCCTTTCTGTTCAGCGGAAAATGGCGACTTGCATTCAGTGGACTGATCTCCCTTCTTGTATCTTTTGTCTTCCTCTCGAATGCCGTATATCTCGATTATTACAGCTCCCCCATCACCCTATCGATCTTCGGACAGATGGCCAACCTGGGCGGTCTCGGGGATAGCATCACGTATTTATTCAAATTCCGGTACCTACTCTTTGTAGTCGACCTGGTCGTTCTGCCTTTCTTTCTATGGAGCACGTTTCCATACACGAAAAAAAGATCCATGGTGAAGGGCGTCATCCCCTTCCTCACCCTCGGTCTCCTCTTCCTGGTCATGAAGCCCGCAAAGCTCATATTTGTTGACGGCATGGAGAACCCGGTGCAAGCCTACGATTCTCTGGATCACGTTGTCCAATACGGTCTCATCGGCCATCACATGCTGGATTCGTATTCCTACGTAAGGGACCGGAACTACAAACTGAGCGA from Rossellomorea marisflavi includes the following:
- a CDS encoding glycosyltransferase family 4 protein, with product MKILLSTIFEYPHEGGLSTHVATLKNGLEALGHQVDVLSFTDLNPLVRKAYAQAPGFIASKIKPGSGQLMNDQNRMTLIHKELNKLKGQYDVVNTQDVYATLAAEGTGIPVVETVHGYYSFEAISRGAIAEGSKEDITVREREKRAYTLADEVVTVDQRIKDYVKSMSGVEATAIKNFIDVEDFDPGKLDLSGIREEFGIPTDKRMLFVPRRMTEKNGVIYPTLALRKVLDRHPDTVLVYAGTGEQMPAIKKEVEQQGLEGDVLLLGTVPHEKMKYLYGTSDIVLVPSVHSYGVEEATSISALEAMGSRSPVIAGAVGGLKEIIEHEKDGLLVTEKDVDGLSEAILKVLGSPTFAEQLARNARTKIEQMYSHHSAATRFEEIYMKAANKA